In Staphylococcus saccharolyticus, one genomic interval encodes:
- a CDS encoding YibE/F family protein has product MQFKTFFKNPFSWMLITFGCLFLTAFIFTFFNDKFYNMPIGQITQVNHVHSEKVTDKQHNKDIKYKEKLTLKILNGKFKGQTTTIDHQYMKSQVDSESFSKNDKVLLHISKKTSDANIIEKKRDSLVVAITGVFLLTILIVGRKVGLQSILSLIVNTIAVIGTIYIHNQHGQTNLFLLMTGAIIFATSLTLLLVTGWHMRTLVTIISALIGTFLCVSITHIIIKLTGGNGIKYETMTFLTLPPKDVFLASVLIGTLGAVMDVAITIASGMYEILQRTPTISMRRWALAGRNIGQDIMGTMTNILLFSYLSGSLPMFLIYLKNTNTITYTISMNWSLEVARAITGGIGIVLTIPITIALMEIWFKLRGVKQ; this is encoded by the coding sequence ATGCAATTCAAAACTTTTTTTAAAAATCCTTTCTCTTGGATGTTGATTACTTTTGGCTGTTTATTTTTGACTGCTTTTATATTTACATTTTTTAATGATAAATTTTATAATATGCCAATCGGTCAAATCACTCAAGTCAATCATGTTCATTCCGAAAAGGTTACAGATAAACAACATAACAAAGACATAAAATACAAGGAGAAGCTAACTCTAAAGATTCTAAATGGCAAATTTAAAGGGCAAACAACCACGATTGACCACCAATATATGAAATCACAAGTAGATTCAGAATCATTCTCAAAAAATGATAAAGTTTTATTACATATTTCTAAAAAAACTAGTGATGCAAATATTATAGAGAAAAAACGTGATAGTTTAGTTGTTGCAATTACAGGAGTTTTTCTACTGACTATCCTAATTGTTGGAAGAAAAGTAGGTCTTCAGTCTATACTGTCACTGATTGTAAATACTATTGCCGTAATAGGCACAATATATATACACAATCAACACGGTCAAACCAACCTTTTCTTATTAATGACAGGCGCAATTATTTTCGCAACTTCACTCACACTATTACTTGTCACGGGTTGGCATATGAGAACACTCGTTACCATAATAAGTGCACTCATAGGTACTTTCTTATGCGTGAGTATCACTCATATAATTATTAAATTGACAGGTGGTAATGGTATAAAATATGAAACTATGACATTCCTAACACTCCCACCTAAAGACGTATTTCTAGCTTCCGTCTTAATAGGAACATTAGGTGCAGTTATGGACGTAGCTATTACAATTGCAAGTGGTATGTATGAAATTCTTCAACGTACACCCACTATTTCAATGAGACGCTGGGCACTCGCTGGTCGTAATATTGGACAAGATATCATGGGTACAATGACGAATATTTTACTCTTTTCTTATTTATCCGGTAGCTTACCAATGTTTCTGATTTACTTAAAAAATACCAATACAATTACTTACACAATTTCAATGAACTGGTCATTAGAAGTTGCTAGAGCAATAACTGGTGGTATTGGCATTGTCTTAACTATACCTATAACCATTGCATTGATGGAAATTTGGTTTAAATTGCGAGGTGTTAAACAATGA
- a CDS encoding YibE/F family protein yields MSVITILGLLLLILMMIFGGKKGLISFFTLFLNFIILIISILLIIFGTPIYLVTFFFCIVIAAINLFVLNSYNVKTQAAFIGTIVTTLILILLIFFSIKLGHLQGFATEQQDETYVYSMNIGIDMVQFMVFTIVLAVIAAVIDLAITISSPMYELNETNPNLNQHQLFQSGMRVGREILATSANTIYLAYFGGQLTLFFWFFKLHYSFGHIINSKIFTQEFVSILLGGIAVTISIPITAWITAFMIKRTNYKSSSTTQKH; encoded by the coding sequence ATGAGTGTCATTACTATCCTAGGACTCTTACTACTTATTTTAATGATGATTTTCGGAGGTAAGAAAGGACTCATATCTTTCTTTACATTATTTTTAAACTTCATCATTCTTATTATAAGTATCCTCTTAATTATTTTTGGTACACCTATTTATTTAGTTACATTTTTCTTTTGCATTGTCATAGCAGCAATTAATTTATTCGTTTTAAATAGTTATAATGTAAAAACGCAGGCAGCTTTTATTGGCACTATTGTAACAACTCTAATTTTAATATTATTGATTTTCTTTTCAATAAAACTAGGTCACCTTCAAGGATTCGCCACAGAACAACAAGATGAAACATACGTCTACTCGATGAATATTGGAATTGATATGGTGCAATTTATGGTATTTACAATTGTTTTAGCAGTCATAGCCGCTGTTATTGATTTAGCTATTACCATTAGTTCACCCATGTACGAATTAAATGAAACTAATCCAAATTTAAATCAACATCAACTATTTCAATCAGGTATGCGCGTGGGGAGAGAGATTCTAGCAACCTCTGCTAACACAATTTATTTAGCCTATTTTGGTGGTCAATTGACGTTATTCTTTTGGTTCTTTAAATTGCATTATTCCTTTGGACACATCATTAACTCTAAGATATTCACACAAGAATTCGTTTCTATTCTTCTTGGAGGAATCGCTGTAACCATAAGTATCCCGATTACTGCTTGGATTACAGCATTTATGATTAAACGTACGAACTATAAAAGCTCCTCTACTACACAAAAGCATTAA
- a CDS encoding GNAT family N-acetyltransferase: MFLKAYEPHLYPFVEAIQISPNDSIFTKTPIDNIISAQHDKERHPILVMENGSCVAFFTLHEGNGPKDYANNRNAVFFRSFSVDCRYRGRGIGKKTIQILPKYVKKNFPEVNEITLAVNTDNLKAIHLYCQAGYIHTYDSLLVGRPVHIMKYYL, encoded by the coding sequence ATGTTTTTAAAAGCGTATGAACCTCATTTATATCCATTCGTAGAAGCTATACAGATTTCTCCTAATGATTCAATATTTACAAAGACACCGATAGATAACATTATATCTGCACAACATGATAAAGAACGTCATCCTATCTTAGTCATGGAAAATGGTTCGTGTGTAGCTTTTTTTACTTTACACGAAGGTAATGGGCCTAAAGACTATGCGAATAATCGCAATGCAGTTTTCTTTAGATCTTTTAGTGTTGATTGTCGATATAGAGGCCGTGGAATTGGTAAGAAAACTATTCAAATATTACCTAAATACGTTAAAAAGAACTTTCCAGAGGTAAATGAAATCACGCTTGCAGTTAATACTGATAATTTAAAGGCGATTCATTTGTATTGTCAAGCTGGTTATATTCATACATATGATAGTTTATTAGTCGGCAGACCTGTTCATATCATGAAATATTATTTATAA
- a CDS encoding NUDIX hydrolase: MIKCVCLVEEKDNKLLLVQVRHRNKYYFPGGKIDESESYVVALQRELKEELQLDLTTHELEFIGTVVGEAYPQHDTLTELNGYRTTRFIDWSQIHTDNEITDIQWFDIEDTTYIAPAVITWIDNFLKEE, translated from the coding sequence ATGATTAAATGTGTATGTTTGGTTGAAGAAAAGGATAATAAGTTGTTACTAGTTCAAGTTCGTCATAGAAATAAATATTATTTCCCAGGCGGTAAAATTGATGAAAGTGAAAGCTATGTCGTAGCTTTACAAAGAGAACTTAAAGAAGAATTACAATTGGATTTAACTACGCATGAACTGGAATTTATAGGAACAGTCGTAGGTGAAGCATATCCACAACATGATACATTAACTGAACTTAACGGTTATAGAACGACTAGGTTTATTGACTGGTCTCAAATTCATACAGATAATGAAATTACAGATATACAATGGTTTGATATTGAAGATACTACTTATATAGCACCTGCAGTGATAACTTGGATAGATAATTTTTTGAAAGAGGAGTAA